A region from the Halichondria panicea chromosome 11, odHalPani1.1, whole genome shotgun sequence genome encodes:
- the LOC135343619 gene encoding tripartite motif-containing protein 3-like has protein sequence MAEGPDPVVADLEQEVTCGICHDRYQEPKLLPCCHYYCKQCILTLSSRYRPNQPFPCPDCREPTLLPDNNPDRLPTAFFINRMKALHSRMEKAHGKLEATCEMCSGGKATAFCRQCVNFICEDCVKSHKRLRVFAGHAISTLDELKQGGVKELTFESPPPPKCEDHEELKKIFCFDCNKLICRDCIVIEHAGHNYEFVKKAAPATRKKLTEHLSPLKNLLPDLSTAVNQVKGTKQKIQAQKELTERQVNAKFQELHDILDRCKVRVLRESSALADSKMEKLTVQEKGLDLSLGTAQSLIDFVDRTLENASDEELITMQEQVVSRIDAEVVKRGKEAANPDPVEKDDFGVEVFVCEDLKKLCENNVVVYPSVRGDGVKMAEVDKCTNLNVYISSKQGKPQAVLKSLVDQSTQQLQAVPVRGGVYSVEYTPRVRGRHHLLISVDDQPIPGSPFSVFIKIPPTKLDKPVRVIRGINNPRYMVFNSSEELIVTDSTGDVLVFDKKGKQIRSISKSKHGFVGISGVAVDKEDNIYVCDTGEHCVYKFNKRGDLLKRFRTIGSGPKELNCPRGIAVAGDQVFVCDDQNYRVQVLTTELEPVKQIGSKGTGNGHFNQPKDVAVDNEHMVYVTDCYNHRVQVLTMDGRFIRSIGKKGNGPGDLSRPFGVCVTGFVYVADYDNKRVSVFTKDGQFVTSFGNGHIIFPCGVAVDSDGFVYVCSHESVVIF, from the coding sequence ATGGCCGAAGGACctgatccagttgttgctgatctcgagcaagaagtgacctgtggcatctgtcatgaccgctaccaggagccaaagctgctcccttgttgtcactactactgcaagcaatgcatcctcacactctccagtcgctaccGACCCAACCAGCCGTTCCCCTGCCCCGACTGTCGTGAGCCCACTCTATTGCCAGACAACAACCCAGACAGACTGCccactgcgttcttcatcaacCGGATGAAAGCACTCCACTCGAGGATGGAGAAAGCCCATGGAAAGTTGGAGGCCACTTGTGAAATGTGCTCTGGGGGAAAGGCCACTGCATTCTGCCGACAATGTGTCAATTTCATCTGTGAAGATTGTGTGAAGTCTCATAAACGATTGAGAGTATTTGCCGGACATGCCATCTCCACTCTGGACGAGCTCAAACAGGGCGGAGTGAAAGAACTAACATTCGAAAGCCCACCACCCCCAAAATGCGAAGATCATGAGGAGCTAAAAAAGATTTTTTGTTTCGATTGCAACAAGCTCATCTGTCGAGACTGTATCGTTATTGAACACGCTGGACACAATTACGAATTTGTCAAAAAAGCCGCCCCCGCAACTCGCAAAAAGCTGACGGAgcacctctccccactcaAGAACCTACTGCCTGATCTGAGCACCGCTGTGAATCAAGTGAAAGGAACTAAACAGAAGATCCAGGCCCAGAAAGAactgacagagagacaagtgAATGCCAAGTTCCAGGAGCTACACGATATTCTCGATCGATGCAAGGTCCGTGTTTTACGAGAATCTTCTGCTTTGGCTGATTCAAAGATGGAGAAGCTGACGGTTCAAGAGAAGGGTCTGGACCTGTCCCTGGGcactgctcagagtttgattgactttgtagatcgtacactggagaatgcaagtgatgaagagctgattacgatgcaagagcaggtggtgagtcgaatcgatgccgaggtggtgaagcgagggaaggaagcagccaatcctgatccagtggagaaagatgattttggagtcgaagtgtttgtttgtgaggatctcaagaagttgtgtgagaacaatgttgtagtttatCCTTCTGTGAGGGGTGATGGTGTGAAGATGGCTGAAGTTGACAAATGTACAAATCTGAATGTCTATATCAGTTCAAAACAAGGCAAACCACAAGCAGTACTGAAATCGCTAGTTGATCAATCGACCCAACAATTGCAAGCAGtgcctgtgaggggtggagtgtacagcgttgagtacacccctagggtacgtggtcgacaccacctcctgatctcagtggACGATCAGCCTATTCCAGGAAGCCCCTTCTCTGTGTTCATCAaaataccccccaccaagctAGACAAACCAGTGAGGGTGATAAGAGGAATCAACAACCCTCGATATATGGTATTCAACTCATCAGAAGAACTGATTGTAACTGACAGTACCGGTGATGTTTTGGTGTTTGACaagaaaggaaaacaaatTCGAAGCATCAGCAAATCAAAGCATGGGTTTGTCGGTATCTCTGGTGTGGCAGTAGACAAGGAGGACAACATCTATGTCTGTGACACGGGTgaacactgtgtgtacaagttcaaCAAAAGAGGAGATCTGCTAAAGAGGTTTAGGACGATTGGAAGTGGTCCAAAGGAACTCAACTGTCCTCGAGGGATAGCAGTCGCTGGtgatcaagtgtttgtgtgtgacgATCAAAATTACAGAGTCCAAGTGTTGACGACAGAGCTGGAGCCAGTCAAGCAGATTGGTTCAAAAGGAACTGGTAATGGACATTTTAACCAACCAAAGGATGTTGCAGTGGACAATGAACATATGGTGTATGTCACTGACTGTTATAATCATCGTGTTCAAGTGCTCACTATGGATGGTCGGTTTATTCGCTCGATTGGAAAGAAAGGAAATGGACCAGGAGATCTGTCTCGCCcttttggtgtgtgtgtcactggttttgtttatgttgctGATTATGATAACAAGCGTGTGTCAGTGTTCACTAAAGACGGTCAGtttgtcacatcatttggtaatggtCATATCATTTTTCCTTGTGGAGTagctgtggacagtgatggttttgtttatgtGTGCAGTCATGAATCTGTTGTTATATTTTAG
- the LOC135343618 gene encoding zygotic DNA replication licensing factor mcm6-like yields MDVSGRIQASQPVQKDVLGERAQKMFQDFLEEFKEGEELKYLADAGNLIRPERNTLLVNFQDVEEHSTKLATIIQEHYYHVYPYLCRAVHNFARDRAQVTAKEYYVAFEDVATRHKVRELSTSKVGTLLRISGQVVRTHPVHPELTNGTFLCLECQTVISDVEQQFKFTQPTVCKNPNCQNRRRFMLDVNASRFVDFQKVRIQETQQELPRGSIPRSLEIILRAEAVEMVQAGDKCDFIGTLVVVPDVSQLRTEGVRAETSTRMRGGEGYDRDGVRGLKALGVRDLTYRLAFLACAVQQTQPGFSGRDLTGEDQTAESIRKQMTDAEWSRIYEMSQDKNLYQNLINSLFPTIHGNDEVKRGVLLMLFGGVPKTTMEGTHLRGDINVCIVGDPSCGKSQFLKRVEEFSPRAVYTSGKASTAAGLTAAVVKDEESHEFVIEAGALMLADNGVCCIDEFDKMDLKDQVAIHEAMEQQTISITKAGVKATLNARTSILAAANPIGGRYDRSKSLKMNIQLTAPIMSRFDLFFIIVDECNEVTDYAIARRIVDLHSHKTEAVERVYSLEEIQRYVLFARQFKPRISPTSGEYMVEQYKKLRQRDCSGVARSSWRITVRQLESLIRLAEAMARIHCSDEVQPKHVKEGFRLLNKSIIRVETPDINFDEDEQIINVINGDCMTNGENGVNGENGVNGHTPIDQSDPSTQPPVKTKKIRVTYEEYRIISNLLILHMRQSEEADKDSSGVREGDLVNWYLKEVADDIENVEELTEKKLLVEKVIERLVQHDHILLPLVMGEESDEDPFLVVHPNYVVET; encoded by the exons ATGGATGTGTCTGGACGAATTCAAGCCAGCCAGCCAGTTCAAAAAGATGTGCTCGGAGAACGAGCTCAAAAGATGTTCCAAGATTTCCTTGAAGA GTTCAAGGAGGGGGAGGAGCTAAAGTACCTGGCCGATGCTGGTAACCTGATTCGTCCAGAGAGGAACACCCTACTCGTTAACTTCCAGGACGTGGAGGAGCACAGCACTAAGCTAGCAACGATTATACAGGAGCATTACTATCA tGTGTACCCCTACCTCTGTCGAGCAGTGCACAACTTTGCCAGAGATCGAGCCCAAGTCACTGCCAAGGAGTACTATGTGGCCTTTGAGGATGTGGCGACCAGACACAA GGTTCGTGAACTCTCCACGTCCAAGGTTGGTACTCTGCTACGCATCAGTGGGCAAGTGGTACGGACGCACCCTGTCCATCCCGAGCTGACCAATGGGACGTTCCTCTGTCTCGAGTGTCAGACGGTCATCTCTGATGTGGAGCAGCAGTTCAAGTTTACACAACCAACA GTATGTAAGAATCCTAACTGTCAGAACAGAAGACGGTTCATGCTTGATGTCAATGCCTCGCGGTTTGTTGACTTCCAGAAAGTGCGTATCCAGGAGACACAGCAggagctgccacgaggctccATCCCCCGAAG TCTTGAGATTATTCTGCGAGCTGAAGCTGTAGAGATGGTGCAGGCTGGAGACAAGTGTGACTTCATCGGGACGCTCGTTGTCGTCCCTGACGTCTCACAGCTGCGTACAGAGGGAGTGAGGGCGGAGACATCGACTCGTATGCGTGGTGGGGAGGGGTACGATAGGGACGGAGTGAGAGGACTCAAGGCTCTCGGTGTAAGAGACCTCACTTATCGACTGGCGTTTCTAGCATGTGCTGTACAACAGACACAGCCCGGG TTTAGTGGGCGTGATCTGACAGGGGAGGATCAAACAGCGGAGAGTATTCGTAAGCAGATGACCGATGCCGAGTGGTCACGTATCTATGAGATGAGTCAGGACAAAAACCTTTACCAAAACCTCATTAACTCACTCTTCCCCACCATTCACG GCAACGATGAGGTGAAGCGAGGTGTTCTACTGATGCTGTTCGGTGGTGTGCCCAAGACGACCATGGAGGGGACTCATCTCCGTGGGGACATCAACGTGTGCATCGTGGGGGACCCGTCCTGTGGCAAGAGCCAGTTCCTCAA GAGAGTGGAGGAGTTCAGTCCTCGTGCAGTGTACACTAGTGGCAAGGCCTCGACAGCAGCTGGACTCACAGCTGCCGTGGTCAAGGACGAGGAGAGTCACGAGTTTGTTATAGAGGCTGGCGCTCTCATGCTCGCTGACAAT GGAGTTTGTTGTATTGACGAGTTTGACAAGATGGACCTCAAAGACCAAGTAGCCATTCATGAAGCCATGGAGCAACAGACCATCTCAATCACCAAGGCTGGTGTCAAGGCAACTCTCAATGCTCGTACATCCATCCTAGCTGCGGCTAATCCGATTGGTGGTCGCTATGACCGGTCAAAATCACTCAAGATGAACATCCAGCTCACTGCCCCCATAATGTCGCGCTTTGACCTCTTCTTCATCATAGTGGATGAGTGTaacgag gtGACTGACTATGCCATCGCTAGGCGTATTGTGGACCTCCACAGTCACAAGACAGAGGCAGTGGAGCGTGTCTATTCCCTC GAGGAGATCCAACGCTACGTATTGTTTGCTCGTCAGTTCAAGCCTCGTATCAGCCCCACCTCTGGTGAGTACATGGTGGAGCAGTACAAGAAGTTACGGCAGAGAGACTGCTCGGGCGTGGCTCGATCGTCATGGAGAATCACCGTGAGACAGCTCGAGAGTTTGATACGACTCGCGGAGGCCATGGCTAggatccactgctctgatgag GTACAACCCAAGCATGTGAAGGAAGGCTTTCGTTTGCTCAATAAGTCCATTATTCGTGTGGAGACTCCTGACATCAACTTTGACGAGGATGAACAGATCATCAATG TAATAAATGGG GACTGCATGACCAATGGTGAGAATGGTGTCAATGGCGAGAATGGAGTGAACGGCCACACTCCAATAGACCAATCAGATCCATCCACCCAACCGCCGGTGAAAACCAAGAAAATACGAGTTACGTATGAGGAATATCGCATCATCTCCAACCTGCTCATCCTGCACATGCGTCAGAGCGAGGAGGCAGACAAAG aTTCTAGCGGAGTTCGTGAAGGTGACCTAGTGAACTGGTACCTGAAGGAGGTGGCTGATGACATAGAGAATGTGGAGGAGCTGACGGAGAAGAAGCTCCTCGTGGAGAAGGTCATCGAGAGACTTGTGCAACAT GACCACATTCTGTTGCCGTTGGTGATGGGGGAGGAGTCAGACGAAGATCCATTCCTGGTGGTTCATCCCAACTACGTCGTTGAGACATGA
- the LOC135343627 gene encoding 3-hydroxyisobutyrate dehydrogenase, mitochondrial-like: protein MSLLRVSLLCRAGLSRPVLSVLSHKSYSTNNEPVGFIGLGNMGAPMANNLLQKGHKLVVYDIAEAAVSQAVSAGAVKATSPAEVAKQANTIVTMLPAGSHVLECYKGENGIFSTVSRGALLIDSSTIDRGTVSQVFSSAQERGVTYLDAPVSGGVGAATKGVLTFMVGGDKESCDQATSLLECMGRTVVHCGDSGTGQVAKICNNMLLAIEMIGTSEALQLGINLGMDPKRLTDIINVASGRSWSSEVYNPCPGVMENVPSSNNYQGGFGTTLMLKDLGLAMDAAASSQSTALLGSMATQVYRMMSQHGYADKDFSSVFKFIEKEK from the exons ATGTCTCTCCTTCGAGTGTCCCTGCTATGCAGAGCTGGCCTAAGCAGGCCAGTCCTCAGTGTCCTATCCCACAAAAGCTACAGCACCAACAATGAG CCTGTCGGGTTCATCGGGCTCGGCAACATGGGAGCTCCAATGGCCAACAATCTACTGCAAAAGGGGCACAAACTAGTCGTCTATGATATTGCCGAGGCAGCAGTCTCTCAGGCTGTATCAGCCGGTGCTGTCAAGGCAACCAGTCCGGCTGAG GTGGCCAAGCAAGCCAACACTATAGTTACCATGCTGCCGGCAGGTAGTCATGTGCTCGAGTGTTACAAGGGGGAGAATGGAATATTTAG CACAGTCTCACGAGGTGCTTTATTGATTGACTCCAGCACCATAGATAGAGGCACTGTGAGTCAAGTGTTCAGCTCTGCACAGGAGCGGGGAGTCACCTACTTGGATGCACCAGTATCCGGAG GTGTGGGTGCTGCTACTAAGGGTGTCCTGACCTTCATGGTGGGTGGAGACAAGGAGTCATGTGATCAAGCCACATCCCTTCTCGAGTGTATGGGGCGAACAGTGGTGCATTGTGGGGACAGTGGCACAGGGCAGGTAGCCAAGATCTGTAACAACATGCTCCTGGCCATTGAAATGATTGGTACCAGCGAAGCTCTACAGCTGGGAATAAA ccttgGCATGGACCCCAAGCGACTGACAGATATCATCAACGTTGCTAGTGGGCGAAGCTGGTCCTCAGAGGTGTACAACCCCTGCCCTGGGGTGATGGAGAACGTGCCCTCAAGCAACAACTACCAGGGAGGCTTTGGAACCACCCTCATGCTCAAg GACCTTGGTCTAGCTATGGACGCTGCTGCCAGCTCACAATCCACTGCTCTACTGGGAAGTATGGCAACACAGGTGTACAGAATGATGAGTCAGCATGGATACGCTGACAAAGACTTCTCATCCGTGTTTAAATTTATAGAGAAGGAGAAATAG
- the LOC135343626 gene encoding INO80 complex subunit D-like, translating to MAEIRKPGPKFPPTRLLKAGYEDIVPNDCHSEEVTKVLNELVHSTYFETNSRPNHTIHPSEFKHNTLCNRAEKLKATLEQQIVEINQSIRLQEEVIQKSLPNIQTLIRVSKFEPSLTAVTLNYCSLTTPTLSRVRQCGIVQCCKCSQQALPFTRFCTKHIHKSRDQFLYRCCTSSDTTTKEKCDNPVPDILSASNTCHKHFRAADLGGMASLKRGVIRGGIGKGGSRTKITKILPKKTPLPNILKSHRDAPNLIHQPTIVTVDPPKGSPPQSTIADPPKGQPTITESPTDNSLAPRSSLDDLLTLPPPLQSLDLPPLEADLGDIMMAGEEDGN from the exons ATGGCTGAAATCCGAAAGCCAGGTCCCAAGTTTCCTCCCACAAGACTTCTCAAGGCTGGCTACGAAGACATAGTTCCCAATGACTGTCACAGTGAAGAAGTAACCAAGGTGCTCAACGAACTTGTCCATTCAACCTATTTTGAAACCAATAGCAGACCAAATCATACAATCCATCCTTCAGAATTCAAACACAATACACTGTGTAACCGTGCTGAAAAGCTCAAAGCCACTTTGGAACAGCAAATAGTGGAAATAAATCAATCTATCCGACTGCAAGAAGAGGTCATCCAGAAGTCACTGCCCAATATACAAACATTGATACGAGTGTCAAAATTCGAACCCTCCTTGACGGCTGTCACGTTAAACTATTGTAgcctgaccacacccactttgaGTCGAGTGAGACAATGTGGTATTGTTCAATGTTGCAAGTGCTCACAGCAAGCTCTTCCCTTCACAAGATTCTGTACTAAAC ATATTCACAAGAGTCGTGATCAGTTTCTCTATCGTTGCTGTACCTCAAGCGACACCACTACCAAAGAAAAATGTGATAATCCAGTGCCAGATATCCTCTCTGCAAGCAATACCTGTCACAAACATTTCAGAGCTGCTGATTTAGGTGGCATGGCATCCCTCAAGAGGGGTGTGATCAGAGGAGGGATTGGGAAGGGTGGCTCCAGAACCAAGATTACGAAG ATTCTTCCTAAGAAAACTCCACTTCCCAATATTCTGAAGTCTCACAGAGACGCTCCTAACCTTATTCACCAGCCTACCATTGTCACCGTTGACCCCCCTAAAGGTTCACCCCCTCAGTCCACCATTGCCGACCCCCCCAAGGGTCAACCCACCATTACCGAATCTCCTACGGACAATTCGCTCGCACCCAGGAGCAGTCTGGATGATCTGCTCACACTGCCCCCTCCATTACAAAGCCTGGACCTGCCACCACTGGAGGCAGACCTGGGGGACATCATGATGGCCGGGGAAGAGGACGGGAactga